The following are encoded together in the Macadamia integrifolia cultivar HAES 741 chromosome 10, SCU_Mint_v3, whole genome shotgun sequence genome:
- the LOC122090911 gene encoding chalcone synthase-like, with the protein MVTSVDAIRKAQRAEGPATVMAIGTATPPNCVDQSTYPDYYFRITKSEHKTELKEKFQRMCDKSMIKKRYMHLNEEILKENPSMCEYMAPSLDARQDMVVVEVPKLGKEAAVKAINEWGQPKSKITHLVFCTTSGVDMPGCDYQLTKLLGLRPSVKRLMMYQQGCFAGGTVLRLAKDLAENNKGARVLVVCSEITAVTFRGPSDTHLDSLVGQALFGDGAAAIIIGADPVPGVEKPLFELVSAAQTILPDSDGAIDGHLREVGLTFHLLKDVPGLISKNVEKSLTEAFEPLGISDWNSLFWIAHPGGPAILDQVEEKLALKPEKLRATRHILSEYGNMSSACVLFILDEMRKKSAEEGLKTTGEGLEWGVLFGFGPGLTVETVVLHSVAS; encoded by the exons ATGGTAACTAGTGTTGATGCCATCCGCAAGGCTCAAAGGGCTGAAGGCCCTGCCACTGTCATGGCCATCGGCACTGCCACTCCCCCCAATTGTGTAGACCAGAGCACTTACCCTGACTACTACTTCCGCATCACCAAAAGTGAACACAAGACAGAGCTCAAGGAGAAGTTTCAGCGCATGT GTGACAAATCCATGATCAAGAAGCGTTACATGCACTTGAATGAGGAGATCCTCAAGGAGAATCCAAGCATGTGTGAATACATGGCTCCTTCTTTGGATGCAAGGCAAGACATGGTGGTTGTTGAGGTGCCCAAGTTAGGAAAAGAAGCAGCTGTGAAGGCAATCAATGAATGGGGACAACCCAAATCTAAGATAACCCACTTGGTCTTCTGTACCACCAGTGGTGTTGACATGCCTGGATGTGATTACCAACTCACCAAGCTCCTTGGCCTCCGACCCTCTGTGAAGAGACTCATGATGTACCAACAAGGATGCTTCGCAGGTGGCACGGTCCTTCGTCTGGCCAAGGACCTTGCAGAGAACAACAAAGGTGCTCGTGTCCTTGTAGTTTGCTCTGAGATCACAGCCGTGACTTTCCGTGGCCCAAGCGACACCCACCTTGACAGTCTCGTGGGTCAGGCTCTGTTTGGAGATGGTGCAGCTGCAATCATAATTGGGGCTGACCCGGTTCCTGGTGTGGAGAAGCCTTTGTTTGAGTTGGTCTCCGCGGCTCAGACCATCTTACCTGATAGTGATGGTGCCATTGATGGACATCTGAGAGAGGTTGGTCTTACCTTCCACCTTCTCAAGGATGTTCCAGGCCTCATCTCTAAGAACGTTGAGAAGAGCCTTACTGAGGCATTTGAGCCACTGGGCATCTCTGACTGGAACTCCCTCTTTTGGATCGCCCACCCAGGTGGACCAGCTATCTTAGACCAGGTTGAAGAGAAGCTAGCCCTTAAGCCGGAGAAACTAAGGGCCACAAGACACATACTTAGCGAGTATGGAAACATGTCCAGTGCTTGTGTGCTATTCATCTTGGatgagatgaggaagaagtcCGCCGAGGAAGGGTTGAAGACCACCGGTGAAGGGCTCGAGTGGGGTGTTCTGTTTGGGTTCGGACCAGGGTTAACCGTTGAGACCGTGGTACTCCATAGCGTCGCTTCCTAG
- the LOC122090913 gene encoding chalcone synthase-like → MVNVDAIRKAQRAEGPATVMAIGTATPPNCVDQSTYPDYYFRITKSEHKTELKEKFQRMCDKSMIKKRYMLLNEEILKENPSMCEYMAPSLDARQDMVVVEVPKLGKEAAVKAIKEWGQPKSKITHLVFCTTSGVDMPGCDYQLTKLLGLRPSVKRLMMYQQGCFAGGTVLRLAKDLAENNKGARVLVVCSEITAVTFRGPSDTHLDSLVGQALFGDGAAAIIIGADPIPNVEKPLFELVSAAQTILPDSDGAIDGHLREVGLTFHLLKDVPGLISKNIEKSLTEAFEPLGISDYNSLFWIAHPGGPAILDQVEEKLALKPEKLRATRHILSEYGNMSSACVLFILDEMRKKSAQDGLKTTGEGLEWGVLFGFGPGLTVETVVLHSVAA, encoded by the exons ATGGTGAACGTTGATGCCATCCGCAAGGCTCAAAGGGCTGAAGGCCCTGCCACTGTCATGGCCATCGGAACTGCCACTCCCCCCAATTGTGTCGACCAGAGCACTTACCCAGACTACTACTTCCGCATCACCAAGAGTGAACACAAGACAGAGCTCAAGGAGAAGTTTCAGCGCATGT GTGACAAATCCATGATTAAGAAGCGTTACATGCTATTGAATGAGGAGATCTTGAAGGAGAACCCAAGCATGTGTGAATATATGGCTCCTTCATTGGATGCTAGGCAGGATATGGTGGTCGTTGAGGTGCCCAAGTTAGGGAAAGAAGCTGCCGTGAAGGCCATCAAGGAATGGGGACAACCCAAATCTAAGATAACCCACTTGGTCTTCTGCACCACCAGTGGTGTTGACATGCCTGGATGTGATTACCAGCTCACCAAGCTCCTTGGCCTCCGACCCTCTGTGAAGAGACTCATGATGTACCAACAGGGATGCTTCGCAGGTGGCACGGTCCTTcgtctagccaaggaccttgctGAGAACAACAAAGGTGCTCGTGTCCTTGTAGTATGCTCTGAGATCACTGCAGTTACCTTCCGTGGCCCAAGTGACACCCACCTTGACAGTCTCGTGGGTCAGGCTCTTTTTGGGGATGGTGCAGCTGCAATCATAATTGGGGCTGACCCAATACCTAATGTTGAGAAGCCCTTGTTTGAGTTGGTCTCTGCAGCTCAAACCATTCTCCCTGACAGTGATGGTGCCATTGATGGACATCTCAGAGAGGTTGGTCTCACTTTCCATCTCCTCAAGGATGTTCCAGGCCTCATCTCCAAGAACATTGAGAAGAGCCTTACTGAGGCTTTTGAGCCGCTGGGTATCTCTGACTACAACTCACTTTTCTGGATTGCCCACCCGGGTGGACCGGCCATTCTAGACCAGGTTGAAGAGAAGCTGGCCCTCAAACCTGAGAAGCTAAGGGCCACAAGGCACATCCTTAGTGAGTATGGTAACATGTCTAGTGCTTGTGTGTTGTTCATATTGGATGAAATGAGGAAGAAATCGGCCCAAGATGGGTTGAAGACAACCGGTGAAGGGCTTGAGTGGGGTGTGCTTTTTGGTTTCGGACCCGGTCTGACCGTTGAGACTGTGGTTCTCCACAGTGTGGCTGCATAG